The Dyadobacter sandarakinus DNA window TCAATGGGATCAGTGCCGGCGGGTGGGAGGCAGAGTTGCAGGGTAAGTAAGATGCACCTTTCGGTAAATCATTTTCTCCAATGAAAACAAAATGGAAATGCTGGCGCATATTGCTCTTCGGGCTGCTTTGCATGCAGGCAGCTCAGGCACAGACTTACGAACTGCTTATTAAAGGGGCGCATGTGATTGATCCTGTCAATAACATCAATCAAGTGATGGATGTGGCTGTAAGCAAAGGTACCATCGCCAAAGTAGCCGCGCACATCACCAGCCCCGCTGAAAAAACCATTGACGCAAAAGGCCTGTTTCTCACGCCGGGCTTCATTGATCCGCATACCCATGTGTTTGTAGGCACGCAGCCCGATTTGTTCGCAAATGGGGTCAACAGCGTATCTCCGGATGATTTTACCTTCCGCTCGGGCGTGACTACGGTTGTGGATGCCGGTACCTCCGGCTGGCGCAGTTTTCCATTGTTCAAGTCGCAGGTTATCGACCAGTCCAAAACGCGCATACTGGCCTTCCTGAACATTGCCGGCAATGGAATGACGGGTGAAAAATATGAGCAGGAACTATCGGATATGAATGCCGATTCCACCGCAGCAGCTATCCGTGACAATCCGGACATTGTGGCAGGGGTGAAGATAGGCCACTATAATGGTACCGACTGGGCGCCTTTTGACAGGGCTTTGCAGGCGGCTGCCTCAGCCGGCAAGCCACTGTTTGTAGAGTGCCATTTGCCAAATTACCCGCTGGCAGACCAGCTTGCGCGCATGCGGCCGGGCGATATGATTACCCACACTTTTGAAAACATCAGGGAACGTGCGCCCATCGTCGGGGCGGATGGTAAGGTGCAGCAGATTGTTTGGGAAGCAAAAAAGCGGGGCATATTGTTTGATCTCGGGCATGGCGGCGCCGGATTCTGGTTTGGTCAGGCTTCACCGGCGGTAAAGCAGGGTTTTTATCCCAATTCATTTGGCACCGACCTGCACCGTTTCAGCATGAACTCGGGCATGAAGGATATGGCTAATGTAATGTCCAAATTCATGGCCCTCGGCATTCCGTTTAAGGAAGTAATCACCATTGCAACCTCCAATGCAGCCCGCGCCATCGGCCACCCCGAGCTGGGAAATCTGAAAGAAGGAAATCCTGCCGACCTGGTACTGCTAGGCCTCCGCACGGGAGAGTTCGGCTTTGTGGACTCAGCAGGTAACAGCATCACAGGCAAGCAGAAAATTGAAGTGGAAATGACTGTCAGGGCCGGCAAAATCGTGTGGGACCTTAATGGTATCAGTGCAAAAAAACAGCAACAACATTGACAATGAAGACTATATTCATCAAAAACAAGCGCATAAAAGCAGCTGTGCTGAGCTTGGTAGCAGCCACCTGCATGGTAGCCGCCCGGCTGCCGCAGCAAAGTACGCTCCCTCCCGGTGACCCCGACAATGGCGGCCTCACCACACCGGACGGCTTTGAAACAGTAGTGGTAGCAGACAGTACCGGCCAGGCACGGCATATTGTGGTAAACGAAAACGGGGATATCTACATCAAGCTGCGCTATTATGGGAAAGGTGAGCGCGGCGGCACCGTAGCATTGCGTGATACCAACAAGGATGGAAAAGCCGATATCATCAAAAATTTTGGTCAGTACAAGGATGAAGGCGGGCTTGCCAATGGTGTAACCATTCACAATGGGTACCTCTATTTCAGCTCCACACTCGTGGTATACCGTAGCAAGCTGATCCCCGGGCAGCTTTTGCCAGATGAAAAAGTAGAGGTCGTGCTCCGCGACGATCACGAGCACGGTGACCACTGGCATATTACCAAGCCTATGGCATTTGATAACAAAGGCAACATGTACGTGCCTTTCGGTGCACCTTCGGACGCTTGTCAGGATATGGTCAATTCGCCGGGTGGCCAGCCGGGCAGCCCCGGGCTTAATCCATGCCCGGATCTGGAGAAGCATGGGGGCGTATGGAAGTTTAGTGCTGACAAGCTCAACCAGACGCAAAAGGATGGTTCCCTGTTTGCAACCGGCCTGCGCAGCATTGTGGGCCTGCGCTGGAATTCCGATGACGAAAGTTTGTATGCCGTGGTACATGGCCGGGATAACCTGCACCGCCTCTTTCCGGATCTGTTCAGCTCGTGGCAGAGCGCGGTACTGCCTGCGGAGGAATTTGTAAAACTGAAACAAGGCTCCAACATCGGCTGGCCATACTATTACTATGATCAGATGAAGGGTAAGAAAATGCTGAATCCTGAGTATGGCGGGGATGGTAAAAAAGAGGGTGAAGGTTCTAAATATCAGAATCCCCTTATTGGTTTTCCGGGCCACTGGGCGCCTAATGATTTGTTGTTTTACAAAGGAGACCAGTTTCCCGAGCGGTACAAGCATGGAGCCTTCATCGCATTTCACGGCTCTACAAACCGTGCTCCTTACCCGCAGGCGGGCTATTTTGTGGCATTTGTACCTTTCAAAAACGGAGCTCCTGCCGGCCCGTGGGAGGTGTTTGCAGACGGGTTTGCCGGCGTAGATCCGATCATTAATGTAAGTGATGCAAAGTTTCGCCCGATGGGGTTGGCCGAGGGTCTGGACGGCTCATTGTATATTACCGATTCCCGCCAGGGAAAATTGTGGCGCATCATGTTTAAAGGAAATAAAAAATCCTTTGGCCCGGCCCAGCTCGCAGCTATGGAAAAACACAAGCAGCTGGCACACATCCGCACACCTGATGAAGTGAAGGATAACCTGGACGCCGAAACCAAGCTCGCAGGCCAGCGTGTTTATAATACCTACTGTACGCCCTGCCACCAGCGCAACGGACTGGGCGACGGCAGCCGGTTTCCGCCCCTGGTCAATTCGGAGTGGGTGACCAATGACAAGCGCAGGCTCATTGAAGTAGTAACCAAAGGATTGGAAGGCCCCATAGAAGTACTCGGCAAGCCCTATAATGACCTCATGCCCAAGCACGACTTTATCAAGCCCGCAGAAATGGCGCAGCTGCTCACCTTTGTGCGCCAGAATTTTGGGCATATGCCCGACCGTATTACCGAAGATGACATCAAAAGAGTAACCAAAAAACAGTAAATCAGATCCGCACGGTCTGCACCTGAATGTCCATAGCCCGAAAGCCGCTGGCGACATTCAGGTGATCTTTAAAATTCAAAACTTGCCCGTCACGGCGTACTGCTTCTATCTTTGAAAAGTCAAGGTCATGTATCAGCCAGCCTTCCTGCTGGGCAGGCATTACTGCCATAATTCCTTCTTCGGGCAGGTCTTTGTCGGGCGTGGAGTAAAAGGCCGCGTACCCGTAGTTAATATCTACGGCCGGCGACCAGTGTGCGTCTCCCACGGTCTGGGATACGGCGGTATAAGCCTGGTTTTCCAATGCTCTTGCCCGGGCGCCCACGTGTACGCGGGTAGCACCGCGGATGGTTTCGGTACAGCTTGGAGCAAGGATCAGGGAAGCGCCGGCAGCGCATAAATGCTGAGAACCCAGCGAGAACTCCACATCATAGCAAATCTGGATTCCAAATCTCCCCCACTCAGCTTCAAAAACCGTCAGCTTTTTGGGCGCACTCTGAATGCCCCAATGCTCATCCTCAAACCGCGTCATGAAAAATTTATCCTGGTACCCTGCCAGTCCGCCCGGGCCGAACACGTAGACCCGGTTCAGATGCAGGTCATTTTCCACTATCGGAATGCTTGGCGCCACAATGATCACCTGGTACTTGCGGGACAGCATTTCGAAAGTGCCGCAAAACTCACTTTTCAGCACATTCAGTTCCAGTACCTGCCCGCGGATATCGGAACGGATACTTTCATTGAAAATACTGACGAGCTCCATGGAGCCATATTCCGGGAAAAGGAGCAGATTAGCTTTTTCACTTGCGGCTTCAGCTACCCAGCGTTCTACGTGCAGTTGCCATGCTTCAAACGTAGCATGTTCGGTAATCGGGTACTGGGCGGCGGCAATGGTGGCATTCATCTGGTAAGTGCGTCGGTAAGTGATTTGAGCCAGAAGATCATCTGCTTGGGTGTGGAGGCAGTTTCGCCCAGGTCGGGCCACTCCATTGTCGCCATCATTGCGGGTTCTTTCCGGTACCCGCGTTTGAGCCAGAAAGCGTCGTTTGGACGATAGTCTGCGGGTTGCTGCGGGTGGTTTTCGCCCCTCTCTACCGCGCAAAAACAGCTGAGCTCATACGAGCCGAAACTGCGTGCATGTGCCTCCCGCTCATCAAAAAACAGGTGTCCCAGTCCACGGCCCCGGTATTCCTGAAGGAGGATACTTTCGCCAAAGTAAAAGATGGAGTTCACGTCCATACCCGCATCTTCAAAAGGCTTTCGTACTTCGTCCGACTCGTCGGCCAGCGGAATGCACGTAGTGGCCCCCACCATTTCGGTCCCGTCGTATACCGCAAAAAGGAATGCATGCTCGGACTGGGAATAAATGGTCAGGTATTCCTTTTCATAATCCAGAGAGCCTTCATACAGGTAGGGAAAGTCGCGGAATACCGCAATGCGCAGCTTGCCGACTTCTTCGGCAACTGCCTCGATCTGTGCGCCGTAGCGACGGATGAACGTAAGATTGTCAGTCATTTTTCGGTTTGGAAACCAGCTCTATCCAGAGCGGCAGGTTGTAGTAAGTAGTTACCCGGCTGATCAGCCCGCTTTTTACTTCCAGGAAAGCGGCCGCAGGCAGTACATAAGTTTGTCCATAAGCCTCGGGCAAGCCTTCTTCCCCTTTTTTATAAATACCATTCACCGTAAACTCCACCGCGACCCGGCTGTCCGAAGGTTCGGTGAAAAACACCATGTCCGTGAGCGTTTCTTCATAAGCTTCGTCCATTTTGCCTAAAAACTCCCTGAATTTATCGATCCCGATGCGCACGTCACCCTGGTTGGCTTCATGCCGTACCTCGGGATGAAGGAGTTCGAGCATGCCACCCCAGTTTTTATTGTTGAAGCTTTCGTAGTAGCGTTTTACAGTTTCAAGTGCAGACATAGTAATATGTTTTTCAAAAAAAATTTAAAGCTAGTTAGATTTCCCGTCGGGTGTGTATACCCACCTGAATGTACCTGACCAGGTTTTCCGGTACCATTTTCCATGATAAAAAAAGCGGTCCCCCTCGTCGTGCTCGGCAATGATACAATCCGGTTTAAAGTCTTTCAGTTCCAGCATCGCGGAAGCATTACGAACCTTCACATGGGCAAACTGCCTGCCTGGCTTTCTTAAAATGTACTGATAACCATAATCATAGCTGTATTCCTCAAAGTCAAACCCGATATGGGCAACGTCCAGGGAATCCACATACGTTTTCAGTCGCTCAATTTCAGGCCACTGATCTCCCCAGAGCATTTTTTCAGGTGTTGAAAAAAGGATACTTCCCTGTTTCAGGTTCAGCTGGTTTTCTGTCCGGATATTCAGGTGCAATGCCTTGTTGACAGGCGGAAAAATCTCATCGAAGAACCAGCGGGTCGACAGCAGCGGGTGCGTCACACTGAGCAAGGCAAAAGGCAGGGCAGCCAGCCACAGGATCAGCATGAGCAGGTGGTTTGCGATTCTGGAAAAAAAGTTGCCATACACCAGTCCGATGATTGGAGCCGCCAGCAGAAAAAACGGGATGTGCAGGCGGGAACCGTAAACCTGATAGGTAATAAAGTAGCAAAAAGTCAGAAAGCCGCCGAATACCAGCAATGCATACCATTTCAATCCTGATGTGGACCGGATAGAAAACAGCAGGGGTACAGTCAGCAGGATGAGCACCATACCCAGCAGATTGTGCGCAAAATCCTCGTTGAAGTTGAGCTTGTTCATCTTGAACTCCATCCCCGCACGCGGGTTGTTAAGGGGTGTACCCAGCTTTTGATGAAGACTTTTCAGGCGGTCTTCCAAAAATGCATTGTACTTATTACCTGGCGAAACAAAGCCCAGATGCAGAAAAACATGCTTGGAAGTGGACGAAAGCAGGTGCGTCACACCTCCCAGCTCATTGCGGTTGCCCGCACTCATAGTCCCGATTGGTGAGCCGAACACACGGTAGGTACGGTACCAAAAAGGTGCATTCAGTAAAAGGGTGAGCGCGATCACACCCGCTGTCAATACTGCCAGCTTTTTCCACTGCCTGCCGCTCTGTACCATTTTAAGCAGCAGATACAGGCCGAACGGAAATGCGAAAAATACGAAAGTACCTTTGGTCATCAGTCCAAGGGCAACCGTCATTGCAAGCAGGGGAAGCGAGGGGCTGCTTTTCTTTTTTACGTAGTCAAAAACGTGCATTGCCGTACAGGAAACGAAGAAAGCGGCTACCAGGTCGTTTTGGGTTGTCATGGACTCCAGTACTACGATGGGCAGCGTGGCGGCAAACACCAGCGCGGTCGCCAGGGAAGTACCCGAACCTTTGAACAACCCCACTACCAGCGAGACAACCACGAGAATGCCTGCCAGGCAAAACCATTGAACGCATTGAAAATAACGCTCACTGCCTGCAAGCAAAAAGGTATGCAGGTGCACATATTCCGAAAACGGACTGAAAGAAATCGCCCGCTCAATGTGTGAGGCATAATGCCCGACATGACCATCCTGAATCCAGTAACCCAGCCTCGACAGGTGGTAGCTGAGGGAATCGGCATTATTGGGCGTCGCTACAAATGCCACGGTGAGGGTGATCAGCCCCATGATCAGCAGCATGCCGGCCGGCAGCCAGCCTATCTCGCGGACAAAGCTTTTGGCAGATGCCAGCCAGGCTTGCAGTATGGCAGCAATCCCAGCACTTTTCTTTTCTTTTTGTTTCCATAAAAAAAAGAAAAGCAGGAGGTCCAGCAGCGCCCAGATGATCCGGATTGAAGTTGCCTGAATGCCGTGAATGCTGCTTAAAAGTTCGGTACTGGCGGCAATAAAGAAGAAGATGCCCGTAAGTGCAGTGAGCAGCGACCGGCGCAGGGGCTGCCCTGCATGTTGATACAAACCCAAATAACAACCCGCCGTGCTCAGGCAGATAGCCAATGGAATAAGTAGGATCATAAAAAGAGAAACGTCCTCGTTGGCTGAATAGAGTATCAAAACTAACTAATTCGACGAAACAAACGCATTCTCTTAGTCTGTGGATTCGGCCAGAAAGTGAATTTGCTGCAGAAGTGCTTCCATGGAGCGAACACTAAACCGCTGACCCTTCCAGTCGAGGATCCAGTGCAAATCCTGGTTTTCCTCCTGTACAGCAATACGCAACGCATGGTTTTTGGATAAACTGATCCCGTAACCTTTCCGCTCCAGTGCACGTTGTGTCCAGAAAACAAGGCGCGGCTCACCGGCAAGTGCAAAGTGCAGCAGATTGTGTGTCCGATGAACCATGAATGTTCCCGACAGTTGATCAAAATAGAATCCGGAGCCTGCAAATGCGGCTTCAAATGCTCCGTTGAGTACCAAGTCCTCCGGAGCACCTGCGGCCAGGCTTCCGTCTTTGCCCATCAGCCAGAGCTGGTCGGCCGACTGAAGTGCAAGGTCCAGCTCATGCGTGCTCAGCAGAATCGCCTTGCTGCTGTCACGTGCCAGCTCACGCAGCAATCCCATCATCTCGACGCGGTTGGGCAGGTCGAGGTGAGCGGTAGGCTCATCCAGCAGAATAACGCCCGTGTCTTGTGCCAATGCTCTGGCCAGTAGTAGTTTTTGCCGCTCTCCGTCACTCAGCTCCTGGATTTTTCGGGTGAGCAGGCTTGCAACCCCGGCCTGCTCAATGGCCAGGTTTATATGATAATGGTCGGACTCGCTGAGCCTGCCGAGCCAGCCGGTATAGGGAGTGCGGCCAAGTGCAATAACTTCACCGGCGGAGAGGTTGCCGGTTTCGAGCCGGTCGGTGAGTACCACACTGAGCTCCTTGGCGAGCTCGGCCGGTTTCAGGTCCGTCAGGTGGCGGCCACGGATCAGTATCTCTCCTCCAAGACCAGGCAGCAAGCCGGCCAGTGTCCGCATCAATGTTGATTTACCGCTGCCATTGGCTCCCAGCAGGCATACCAGCTGCCCGGGCCAGAGGTCGAGGCTCAGCTTACCCGCTACGATACGCTCCGCTCCTTTTTGGCGGTAACCAACCGACAGCTGCCGGGTTTCCAGGGCGAGTGACAGTCGGTTCATGAGAAGGAGGAGCGAAGGTTATTGCGGCTGATGATGATCCAGATAACGACCGGGGCGCCGAGCACGGAAGTCACGATGTTGATTGGGATGACGGTTTGCGTGCCGGGTAACTGGGACAAAATATCACAAAAAAGCATGAGT harbors:
- a CDS encoding glycosyltransferase family 39 protein; its protein translation is MILLIPLAICLSTAGCYLGLYQHAGQPLRRSLLTALTGIFFFIAASTELLSSIHGIQATSIRIIWALLDLLLFFFLWKQKEKKSAGIAAILQAWLASAKSFVREIGWLPAGMLLIMGLITLTVAFVATPNNADSLSYHLSRLGYWIQDGHVGHYASHIERAISFSPFSEYVHLHTFLLAGSERYFQCVQWFCLAGILVVVSLVVGLFKGSGTSLATALVFAATLPIVVLESMTTQNDLVAAFFVSCTAMHVFDYVKKKSSPSLPLLAMTVALGLMTKGTFVFFAFPFGLYLLLKMVQSGRQWKKLAVLTAGVIALTLLLNAPFWYRTYRVFGSPIGTMSAGNRNELGGVTHLLSSTSKHVFLHLGFVSPGNKYNAFLEDRLKSLHQKLGTPLNNPRAGMEFKMNKLNFNEDFAHNLLGMVLILLTVPLLFSIRSTSGLKWYALLVFGGFLTFCYFITYQVYGSRLHIPFFLLAAPIIGLVYGNFFSRIANHLLMLILWLAALPFALLSVTHPLLSTRWFFDEIFPPVNKALHLNIRTENQLNLKQGSILFSTPEKMLWGDQWPEIERLKTYVDSLDVAHIGFDFEEYSYDYGYQYILRKPGRQFAHVKVRNASAMLELKDFKPDCIIAEHDEGDRFFYHGKWYRKTWSGTFRWVYTPDGKSN
- a CDS encoding ABC transporter ATP-binding protein, with protein sequence MNRLSLALETRQLSVGYRQKGAERIVAGKLSLDLWPGQLVCLLGANGSGKSTLMRTLAGLLPGLGGEILIRGRHLTDLKPAELAKELSVVLTDRLETGNLSAGEVIALGRTPYTGWLGRLSESDHYHINLAIEQAGVASLLTRKIQELSDGERQKLLLARALAQDTGVILLDEPTAHLDLPNRVEMMGLLRELARDSSKAILLSTHELDLALQSADQLWLMGKDGSLAAGAPEDLVLNGAFEAAFAGSGFYFDQLSGTFMVHRTHNLLHFALAGEPRLVFWTQRALERKGYGISLSKNHALRIAVQEENQDLHWILDWKGQRFSVRSMEALLQQIHFLAESTD
- a CDS encoding GNAT family N-acetyltransferase, coding for MTDNLTFIRRYGAQIEAVAEEVGKLRIAVFRDFPYLYEGSLDYEKEYLTIYSQSEHAFLFAVYDGTEMVGATTCIPLADESDEVRKPFEDAGMDVNSIFYFGESILLQEYRGRGLGHLFFDEREAHARSFGSYELSCFCAVERGENHPQQPADYRPNDAFWLKRGYRKEPAMMATMEWPDLGETASTPKQMIFWLKSLTDALTR
- a CDS encoding nuclear transport factor 2 family protein, whose amino-acid sequence is MSALETVKRYYESFNNKNWGGMLELLHPEVRHEANQGDVRIGIDKFREFLGKMDEAYEETLTDMVFFTEPSDSRVAVEFTVNGIYKKGEEGLPEAYGQTYVLPAAAFLEVKSGLISRVTTYYNLPLWIELVSKPKND
- a CDS encoding carbon-nitrogen hydrolase family protein, with amino-acid sequence MNATIAAAQYPITEHATFEAWQLHVERWVAEAASEKANLLLFPEYGSMELVSIFNESIRSDIRGQVLELNVLKSEFCGTFEMLSRKYQVIIVAPSIPIVENDLHLNRVYVFGPGGLAGYQDKFFMTRFEDEHWGIQSAPKKLTVFEAEWGRFGIQICYDVEFSLGSQHLCAAGASLILAPSCTETIRGATRVHVGARARALENQAYTAVSQTVGDAHWSPAVDINYGYAAFYSTPDKDLPEEGIMAVMPAQQEGWLIHDLDFSKIEAVRRDGQVLNFKDHLNVASGFRAMDIQVQTVRI
- a CDS encoding amidohydrolase/deacetylase family metallohydrolase, which codes for MKTKWKCWRILLFGLLCMQAAQAQTYELLIKGAHVIDPVNNINQVMDVAVSKGTIAKVAAHITSPAEKTIDAKGLFLTPGFIDPHTHVFVGTQPDLFANGVNSVSPDDFTFRSGVTTVVDAGTSGWRSFPLFKSQVIDQSKTRILAFLNIAGNGMTGEKYEQELSDMNADSTAAAIRDNPDIVAGVKIGHYNGTDWAPFDRALQAAASAGKPLFVECHLPNYPLADQLARMRPGDMITHTFENIRERAPIVGADGKVQQIVWEAKKRGILFDLGHGGAGFWFGQASPAVKQGFYPNSFGTDLHRFSMNSGMKDMANVMSKFMALGIPFKEVITIATSNAARAIGHPELGNLKEGNPADLVLLGLRTGEFGFVDSAGNSITGKQKIEVEMTVRAGKIVWDLNGISAKKQQQH
- a CDS encoding PQQ-dependent sugar dehydrogenase produces the protein MKTIFIKNKRIKAAVLSLVAATCMVAARLPQQSTLPPGDPDNGGLTTPDGFETVVVADSTGQARHIVVNENGDIYIKLRYYGKGERGGTVALRDTNKDGKADIIKNFGQYKDEGGLANGVTIHNGYLYFSSTLVVYRSKLIPGQLLPDEKVEVVLRDDHEHGDHWHITKPMAFDNKGNMYVPFGAPSDACQDMVNSPGGQPGSPGLNPCPDLEKHGGVWKFSADKLNQTQKDGSLFATGLRSIVGLRWNSDDESLYAVVHGRDNLHRLFPDLFSSWQSAVLPAEEFVKLKQGSNIGWPYYYYDQMKGKKMLNPEYGGDGKKEGEGSKYQNPLIGFPGHWAPNDLLFYKGDQFPERYKHGAFIAFHGSTNRAPYPQAGYFVAFVPFKNGAPAGPWEVFADGFAGVDPIINVSDAKFRPMGLAEGLDGSLYITDSRQGKLWRIMFKGNKKSFGPAQLAAMEKHKQLAHIRTPDEVKDNLDAETKLAGQRVYNTYCTPCHQRNGLGDGSRFPPLVNSEWVTNDKRRLIEVVTKGLEGPIEVLGKPYNDLMPKHDFIKPAEMAQLLTFVRQNFGHMPDRITEDDIKRVTKKQ